The following coding sequences lie in one Paracholeplasma manati genomic window:
- a CDS encoding bifunctional diguanylate cyclase/phosphodiesterase: MENMSPTLAVILLLFLMIVTAVAAYFLYVNWKYSEQKWKEEKSILVEGIISRSAMNSMITNYISKIGKDNMFSLVYIDIDRFSEIIQAFGEKEANKMIEKITKRIRGVLPKEVKASRFENDIFVVFMPMEFDQSDAVEFSRKIQEQINETITLFGSTDVNLTSSISIAYYPMHGENTKSLLNSLKLANYTVKKTGGNAIRLYSEDMSETESEFLDYYYQIKNAIAKKEFLLYYHPIVNIQTKEVYGVEALLRWNHPEHGLLSPFKFINIMEQSGDIYWVGLWGLESLIKSYYEFKQSFPKANIKFTFNISPKQLMNEALAVDFQRVLKKYKMNAENIILEIVEFALFDRHNVVLQNITQLKALGFQFAVDGFGLDYATLAKLESMPLDTIKLSKEFLNEEHSYVKSRFVTLLVEFAEKNQKTIISEGIENEQMLQTIAGYNIHIVQGFYFARPMSFENLKTYYKETDLSKLIQL, from the coding sequence ATGGAAAATATGAGTCCAACCTTAGCCGTCATATTGTTGTTATTCTTGATGATTGTGACTGCCGTCGCAGCGTATTTCCTCTATGTAAACTGGAAATATTCAGAACAAAAATGGAAAGAAGAAAAATCCATTTTGGTCGAAGGCATCATCTCTCGATCTGCCATGAATAGCATGATTACAAATTACATCTCGAAAATTGGTAAGGACAATATGTTCTCACTCGTTTACATCGATATTGACCGTTTTTCGGAAATCATCCAAGCCTTTGGTGAAAAAGAAGCGAATAAGATGATTGAAAAAATCACCAAACGTATTCGTGGGGTTTTACCTAAAGAAGTCAAAGCGTCTCGATTTGAAAATGACATCTTCGTGGTATTTATGCCGATGGAATTTGACCAATCGGATGCGGTAGAGTTCTCGAGAAAGATTCAAGAACAAATCAATGAAACCATTACATTGTTTGGTTCAACCGATGTCAATTTAACCTCATCCATATCCATTGCTTACTATCCAATGCATGGTGAAAACACCAAATCCTTATTGAATTCATTGAAATTAGCGAACTATACTGTGAAGAAGACCGGTGGTAACGCCATTCGTCTATACAGCGAAGACATGAGCGAAACCGAAAGTGAATTCTTGGATTACTACTATCAAATTAAAAATGCGATTGCGAAAAAAGAATTCTTACTATATTATCACCCAATCGTGAATATCCAAACCAAAGAAGTTTATGGTGTTGAAGCCTTATTGAGATGGAATCACCCAGAACATGGGTTGTTATCCCCATTCAAGTTCATCAACATCATGGAACAATCCGGGGACATTTATTGGGTTGGTCTATGGGGTCTTGAATCACTCATCAAGAGTTATTATGAATTCAAACAAAGCTTCCCGAAAGCCAACATCAAGTTCACCTTCAACATCAGTCCTAAACAGTTGATGAATGAAGCCTTGGCGGTTGACTTCCAACGCGTATTAAAGAAATATAAGATGAATGCGGAAAACATCATTCTTGAAATTGTTGAATTCGCATTATTCGACCGACATAACGTGGTATTACAAAACATTACGCAGTTGAAAGCCTTGGGCTTCCAATTCGCAGTCGATGGCTTCGGTCTAGATTACGCTACATTGGCGAAACTAGAATCGATGCCATTAGATACGATCAAACTATCGAAAGAGTTCTTGAATGAAGAACACTCTTACGTTAAATCCAGATTCGTAACCTTGCTCGTTGAGTTTGCTGAGAAGAACCAAAAGACGATCATCTCAGAAGGTATTGAAAACGAACAAATGTTACAGACCATTGCTGGCTACAATATTCATATCGTTCAGGGGTTTTACTTTGCCCGTCCAATGTCATTTGAGAATTTGAAAACATACTATAAAGAAACCGATTTATCCAAACTCATCCAATTATAA